In one window of Nitrospira sp. DNA:
- a CDS encoding formylglycine-generating enzyme family protein, with protein sequence MRGRSTISALGLSLLVGLFCWASTSAANESRPAKQEPPAISPPSVGKPESAVPPVKPHGLEGEAKPAEKGKAATNSGAALKPAIPHPAEIAGKDGAPMVLVPAGEFIMGSDKGDEDEAPIHRVYLDAFYLDKFEVTNGRFAKYVEAVQSEPPWGFADKDTPLVQADRPVRWVSWMDATGYCLWAGKRLPTEAEWEKAARGTDGRIYPWGNDPPTPAHAVFGLKEGGAETVSPVGNRDKGKSPYAVHDLAGNLYEWVMDWYDEEFYSNFAKNPAINPRGPSEGTAKAQRGGSYINNPYRLRSSFRTKGNPTEQDPNVGFRCAQDVPKLP encoded by the coding sequence ATGAGAGGCCGATCGACAATCTCCGCTCTGGGACTGAGTCTGCTCGTTGGACTGTTTTGCTGGGCAAGTACTTCGGCGGCCAACGAGAGTCGGCCTGCCAAGCAAGAGCCTCCGGCCATCTCCCCGCCGTCCGTTGGCAAGCCGGAGTCTGCTGTCCCTCCCGTCAAGCCGCATGGACTTGAAGGGGAAGCCAAGCCTGCCGAGAAAGGCAAGGCGGCTACGAATAGCGGCGCGGCACTCAAACCGGCGATCCCGCATCCTGCCGAGATCGCCGGCAAGGATGGTGCTCCGATGGTGCTGGTCCCGGCGGGCGAGTTCATCATGGGGAGCGATAAGGGCGATGAAGACGAGGCGCCCATTCACCGTGTGTATCTGGACGCGTTTTATCTCGACAAGTTTGAAGTGACGAACGGACGCTTTGCAAAATATGTTGAGGCGGTTCAGAGCGAACCGCCCTGGGGGTTTGCGGACAAGGACACGCCCCTTGTCCAAGCGGATCGGCCGGTGCGGTGGGTCAGTTGGATGGATGCCACGGGCTACTGTTTGTGGGCGGGCAAACGGCTGCCGACGGAAGCGGAATGGGAGAAGGCGGCCCGCGGGACCGATGGAAGAATTTATCCCTGGGGGAATGATCCTCCGACTCCTGCTCATGCGGTCTTCGGGCTCAAAGAAGGGGGCGCCGAGACGGTGTCGCCGGTCGGCAATCGCGACAAGGGGAAGAGCCCGTACGCAGTGCATGATCTAGCCGGGAATTTGTATGAATGGGTGATGGATTGGTACGACGAGGAGTTTTATTCGAACTTTGCAAAAAATCCGGCCATCAACCCGCGCGGTCCGAGTGAAGGGACGGCGAAGGCGCAGCGCGGCGGGTCGTATATCAACAATCCCTACCGGCTGCGGTCTTCGTTTCGTACCAAGGGCAATCCCACCGAACAAGATCCGAATGTCGGCTTCCGCTGTGCGCAGGATGTCCCCAAGCTTCCCTAG
- a CDS encoding MBL fold metallo-hydrolase, translated as MNTTIHEVGEQIYRISVDVPPEAIPVPGGFTFNQYLLLDEEPLLFHTGPRPFFPFVRVAIEQVMPVKNLRYIGFSHYEQDECGALNEFLAAAPDAQPVCSQVNALINGGGMDRAPNGLADGATLRIGKKRLRWIDAPHLPHGWECGYLFEETTRTLLCGDLFTQPGSGMAPVTEGDILGPSEAMRQGMDYYSHGTATNSLLHKIADTNPVLLACMHGSAWRGNGHNLLRNLAGVLSAKV; from the coding sequence GTGAACACTACGATTCATGAAGTTGGGGAGCAGATCTATCGGATTAGTGTGGACGTTCCGCCTGAGGCGATTCCCGTTCCAGGAGGGTTTACGTTTAATCAGTATTTGCTGCTTGACGAGGAACCGCTCTTGTTTCATACGGGCCCCCGTCCGTTCTTTCCTTTCGTGCGAGTCGCCATTGAACAAGTCATGCCGGTCAAGAACCTGAGGTATATCGGCTTCTCGCATTACGAGCAGGATGAGTGTGGGGCCTTGAATGAGTTTCTTGCGGCTGCTCCAGATGCGCAGCCGGTCTGTAGCCAAGTGAACGCATTGATCAATGGCGGCGGGATGGACCGTGCGCCGAATGGGCTTGCCGATGGCGCCACGCTGCGGATTGGCAAGAAACGATTGCGATGGATCGATGCGCCGCATCTGCCTCATGGGTGGGAATGCGGCTATCTGTTTGAAGAGACGACTCGCACGCTGCTGTGCGGGGATCTTTTCACTCAGCCTGGGTCGGGAATGGCGCCCGTGACGGAGGGGGACATTCTTGGTCCGAGTGAGGCGATGCGACAAGGCATGGATTATTATTCCCATGGCACCGCGACGAACTCGCTTCTGCACAAGATTGCGGATACCAACCCTGTCTTGCTGGCCTGCATGCACGGCAGCGCCTGGCGTGGGAATGGCCATAATTTGTTGCGCAATCTAGCAGGCGTGCTTTCCGCAAAAGTCTAG